Proteins co-encoded in one Salvia splendens isolate huo1 chromosome 4, SspV2, whole genome shotgun sequence genomic window:
- the LOC121798723 gene encoding uncharacterized protein LOC121798723: MGDHDPSEHVNLTSSMIALCIRSQIENDVEFKPSAVRTYIKDKFHVKISYKKAWYARRKAIELVYGGWEGSFRQLPSYLTELQSQNPGTIIEWLHDPILSQGTTKVFRYVFWAFGPAIEAFQLAKPVLSVDGTHLRGRLKGKLLTAVGYDANKNCLPVAFAIVDEETNESWSWFLNLVREHIIKHDQDVCIISDRHQGIINAMQSDVWKQVPVGYHRYCLIHVRSNVLQRHKGPGVKKWVWIMGEVTEDRRYWTARRELEKVNPEALRYLETTIDRSQWTMAHDEFRRWGETSTNMAECYNNVLLSTRELPIRAIIDITFWRTINWLVTRTTLAKQCQTPLTPWAWELFQKNDRRGSRHHVRTTSIAQGTYEVLTYHRGPGRGHNIHVVDYREKRCSCGKWQTWRMPCSHAVAVLREHSDDIFSHVDSRYHTNVWIHQYAAAFRPLRDQDYWYEPEWTLECSPARLLPRSRGRYNRSWIHNQMDEREEDAPRAPPRCRLCGETGHNRRKCTVGRVV; encoded by the exons ATGGGAGATCACGATCCAAGTGAACATGTTAATCTTACATCATCCATGATTGCTCTCTGTATTCGAAGTCAAATTGAAAATGATGTTGAATTCAAGCCTTCTGCGGTACGCACATATATCAAAGATAAATTTCACGTGAAAATCagctacaagaaagcatggtatgctcgcagaaaagctattgagcttgtatatggtGGGTGGGAGGGATCATTCAGACAACTCCCCAGCTACCTGACAGAGTTGCAAAGTCAAAATCCGGGGACAATCATTGAGTGGTTGCATGACCCTATATTGAGTCAAGGTACTACAAAGGTGTTCCGGTACGTATTTTGGGCATTTGGGccagcaatagaggcgttccaACTAGCAAAGCCGGTCTTATCAGTTGATGGGACTCACCTGCGTGGAAGACTGAAAGGTAAACTACTTACTGCAGTAGGGTACGATGCAAATAAGAACTGTTTGCCTGTTGCTTTTGctattgttgatgaagaaacaaATGAGAGTTGGAGTTGGTTTTTGAATCTTGTCAGAGAGCATATTATAAAGCATGACCAGGACGTGTGCATAATATCAGACAGACATCAAGGCATAATAAATGCTATGCAGTCTGATGTGTGGAAACAGGTACCCGTTGGTTATCATCGATACTGTCTAATTCACGTTCGATCGAATGTGTTACAAAGACACAAAGGCCCCGGAGTGAAGAAATGGGTATGGATAATGGGTGAAGTAACTGAGGATAGGAGATATTGGACTGCAAGGCGTGAATTAGAAAAGGTGAATCCAGAAGCTCTGAGGTACCTCGAAACCACCATAGATAGATCGCAGTGGACTATGGCACATGATGAATTTCGTCGATGGGGTGAGACGTCTACTAACATGGCCGAGTGTTATAACAATGTGTTGTTATCTACGAGGGAACTCCCAATTAGAGCTATCATTGATATTACATTCTGGCGGACCATCAACTGGCTTGTTACTCGAACGACTCTAGCCAAACAATGTCAGACGCCTTTGACACCGTGGGCTTGGGAGTTATTTCAGAAGAATGATCGTCGAGGGTCACGTCATCATGTTAGGACTACAAGCATAGCACAAGGAACTTATGAGGTGCTAACCTATCACAGAGGTCCGGGTAGAGGCCATAATATACATGTTGTGGATTATCGTGAAAAGAGATGCTCATGTGGAAAGTGGCAGACCTGGAGAATGCCTTGCTCTCACGCTGTTGCAGTGCTGAGAGAACACAGTGATGACATCTTTAGTCATGTTGATTCCCGATACCATACAAATGTCTGGATTCACCAGTACGCAG CTGCGTTTCGTCCATTGAGAGACCAAGATTATTGGTATGAACCTGAATGGACGTTGGAATGTTCACCAGCACGGCTACTTCCTCGTTCACGTGGGCGATACAACAGAAGCTGGATACACAACCAAATGGATGAGCGCGAAGAAGATGCGCCAAGAGCTCCTCCTCGATGCCGCCTTTGTGGAGAGACCGGCCACAATAGAAGAAAGTGCACTGTAGGACGTGTTGTGTAG
- the LOC121798722 gene encoding uncharacterized protein LOC121798722, with protein sequence MKMEALNSNLDSTLSTLSKFTSKPTSKPFFSCRSPRLSCRKPRKFTVTSVRCSDNKRGSLESHNGNFLAENEDLMKRVGRGVLGFAAAASLCLDSSASAEYLTVAFPVSHTREVNTVQRTLVEAWGLIRETFIDPTFNHQDWDLKLQQTMVEMFPLLTLGDPFTRIISPKEYQSFRIGSDGNLQGVGLFINAGGLRSNTSSVDYTHVVLSCIENSPAARAGLHEGDELMEINGLMVFVSLYWDGKIIQLPSLGGAYDPPRAKSFIILNEKISYYQLVSMICEKIGIDLDSHTIDLTWRHPVVFSGVVNYIATLVDDNLLEYMFAENPRQIELFIEYTPVTTALQFEPSITQHDVGTSRRDDYHSFDVGTSRRDDEYHSTEFNTFGREVDEQLDVPNVTCDGYDGSDNCDGSDNCDDSHGSDNCDGLDGSDNCAGLDGSDCDGSDGSQPSDLDYSAESCEDSTDDETLEMMVENYVQPAVRGEQLVLDYVPEGLPFFRSLLCEGNRGYVSEDHGVSEEDMWYLDEDNPRHIDVGTKFDSKLQLKTAMTLWHVGTGRMYEVMDSKSRRWHAVCRDPFGPKRKGKDLGQRYPCN encoded by the exons ATGAAAATGGAGGCCCTCAACTCTAATCTCGACTCTACCCTCTCCACTCTCTCCAAATTTACATCAAAACCCACCTCCAAACCCTTCTTCTCTTGCCGATCTCCGAGATTGAGCTGTCGGAAGCCCAGGAAATTTACAGTGACCAGCGTTCGATGTTCGGACAATAAAAGAGGCAGTTTGGAATCGCATAATGGCAATTTTTTAGCAGAAAATGAGGATTTGATGAAAAGGGTTGGAAGAGGAGTGCTCGGTTTCGCCGCTGCAGCTTCCTTGTGCTTGGATTCGTCAGCGTCGGCGGAGTATCTGACGGTCGCGTTTCCTGTTTCTCACACTCGCGAG GTAAATACAGTTCAGAGAACTCTTGTTGAGGCATGGGGCTTGATTAGAGAGACCTTCATAGATCCAACTTTCAATCATCAAG ATTGGGACTTGAAACTGCAGCAGACGATGGTGGAAATGTTTCCACTTTTGACTCTGGGCGATCCCTTCACACGCATCATCAGTCCTAAG GAATATCAAAGTTTTAGAATAGGAAGTGATGGAAATTTGCAGGGCGTTGGCTTATTCATCAATGCTGGTGGGTTGAGATCAAACACGAGTTCAGTTGATTATACACAT GTTGTTCTGTCATGCATTGAGAATAGCCCGGCTGCACGTGCTGGCTTACATGAAGGAGACGAGCTAATGGAAATAAATG GTTTGATggtgtttgtgagtttatattgggatggAAAAATTATTCAGCTCCCAAGTTTGGGTGGTGCTTATGATCCCCCTCGTGCaaaatcatttattatattgaatgaaaagatatcttattatcagctagtttcaatgatatgtgaaaaaattggaattgatttggattcacatacgattgatttaacatggaggcatcctgtggtttttagtggagtggtgaattatatagctacactagtggatgataatttgttggagtatatgtttgctgaaaatccacgtcaaattgaactttttattgaatatactccTGTGACTACTGCGTTGCAATTTGAACCATCTATCACTCAGCATGATGTTGGAACGTCTAGGAGAGATGATTATCATAGTTTTGATGTCGGGACATCTAGGAGGGATGATGAATATCATAGCACTGAATTCAACACATTTGGGAGGGAGGTTGATGAACAACTAGATGTACCAAATGTGACATGTGATGGTTAtgatggttctgataattgtgatggttctgataattgtgatgaTTCACatggttctgataattgtgatggtttagatggttctgataattgtgcTGGTTTAGATGGTTCTGATTGTGATGGTTCCGATGGTTCTCAACCAAGTGATCTTGATTATAGTGCAGAATCATGTGAAGATTCTACAGACGACGAGACACTTGAAATGATGGTTGAGAATTATGTACAACCAGCTGTTCGTGGGGAGCAACTTGTTCTCGACTATGTGCCTGAAGGGTTACCCTTTTTTCGATCATTACTATGTGAAGGCAACCGAGGTTACGTTTCAGAAGACCATGGAGTGAGTGAAGAAGATATGTGGTATTTGGATGAGGATAATCCGAGACATATAGATGTGGGAACGaaatttgatagcaaattgCAGTTGAAAACTGCTATGACATTATGGCATGTGGGAACAGGTCGGATGTATGAGGTTATGGATAGTAAATCAagaagatggcatgcagtttgtaggGACCCATTTGGTCCGAAAAGAAAAGGCAAGGACCTTGGGCAACGATACCCATGTAATTAG